A portion of the Acidihalobacter yilgarnensis genome contains these proteins:
- a CDS encoding uroporphyrinogen-III synthase, giving the protein MIDPNALEGFDGRCIALPETRQLDVLAGLLERRGAQVIRCPLVSILDTPDQISVATWLKHFIHDDTVRDLILLTGEGVSRLLDAAERHYMRPAFEAKLARVRKISRGPKPGRALREIGLVSDVVSVKPTTAGVIETLATLEFVTDRVAVQLYGSEPNLPLQNALRARGLEPMPVAPYIYASEMDDVRVLDLIDTLAGGQVDAIAFTSQPQVRRLLDLAHEHGREEALRTAMAGMLIAAIGPVVADLLDSRGVHVDVVPEARYFMRPLVDAIAAKFTAP; this is encoded by the coding sequence ATGATTGATCCGAATGCGCTGGAAGGGTTCGATGGCCGCTGTATCGCGCTGCCGGAAACCCGCCAACTGGATGTGCTGGCAGGGCTACTGGAGCGGCGTGGTGCGCAAGTGATCCGATGCCCACTGGTATCCATTCTGGATACGCCGGATCAGATTTCGGTAGCGACCTGGCTCAAGCATTTCATTCACGACGATACCGTGCGGGATCTGATCCTGCTGACCGGTGAAGGTGTTTCGCGCCTGCTGGACGCCGCGGAGCGGCACTACATGCGCCCGGCCTTCGAGGCAAAGCTGGCGAGGGTGCGCAAGATCTCGCGCGGACCCAAGCCGGGACGCGCCCTGCGCGAGATCGGGCTGGTCAGCGACGTGGTGAGTGTGAAGCCGACGACCGCTGGGGTGATCGAGACACTGGCGACATTGGAATTCGTCACCGACCGGGTGGCGGTACAGCTTTACGGGAGTGAGCCCAATCTACCGTTGCAGAACGCGTTGCGCGCGCGTGGCCTGGAGCCCATGCCCGTCGCGCCCTACATTTACGCCAGTGAAATGGACGATGTTCGTGTGCTCGATCTGATCGATACCCTTGCCGGAGGGCAGGTGGATGCGATTGCCTTCACCAGCCAGCCACAGGTCAGACGCTTGCTCGATCTGGCACACGAGCATGGCCGCGAAGAGGCGCTGCGTACGGCAATGGCCGGGATGTTGATTGCGGCCATCGGCCCGGTGGTGGCGGATCTGCTGGACAGCCGCGGCGTGCATGTCGATGTGGTGCCGGAGGCGCGTTATTTCATGCGCCCATTGGTCGATGCTATCGCGGCGAAATTTACGGCGCCCTGA
- a CDS encoding methyl-accepting chemotaxis protein, with protein sequence MKRNLPISGREQSFAPDEQLISSTDTAGVVTYANEVFLKVAGFSADELVGKSHNLVRHPDMPQAAFADLWHTVKSGHPWMGVVKNRCHNGDHYWVDAYVTPVYEQGRLSGYESVRVRPQAADRARAEKLYRVLGSPTDGRGADTRTAGARLTRLMRRSPLHRMGTRIAAVNGGLFSLLAIGEISGLTRTAATGAAFVLGMISVFATIGLLAPLRRTVSRARRIVDNPVMQAVYTDRRDESGEIELAFRLLEAGQRTVLGRIQEHARHLHRSSGDSAEILAQTVRGIEEQQTQIESVATAVNEMAATVQEVAHNTTEAAQSAGRAREATARGRGVVNTSRDTITRLAEEIADAGRVMQRLNADSARIGDVVDLIKEIADQTNLLSLNASIEAARAGEHGRGFAVVASEVGALAKRTASATADIQDMIEQLQHTVGESTENLKANERLARQGVDETAGVVDALGAIDGAVTIIGDMTAQIAIAGEQQSKVAEEINRRVTAIRDTAEITCEAAQRTETRARGLISLADELGALVIRFGGQSEAPERIVQRPQGAVNFAAIASTNGRMK encoded by the coding sequence ATGAAGCGAAACCTCCCGATCAGCGGCCGCGAACAGTCCTTCGCGCCCGACGAGCAACTCATCTCATCCACTGACACGGCCGGCGTGGTCACCTACGCCAACGAGGTCTTCCTCAAAGTCGCCGGCTTCAGTGCCGATGAACTCGTTGGCAAGAGCCATAACCTCGTGCGCCACCCCGATATGCCGCAAGCGGCATTTGCCGACCTGTGGCACACGGTCAAATCCGGCCACCCTTGGATGGGCGTCGTGAAAAACCGCTGTCACAACGGCGACCACTACTGGGTCGATGCCTATGTCACGCCTGTCTACGAACAAGGTCGCCTGAGCGGCTACGAGTCCGTGCGCGTCCGACCGCAAGCGGCGGACCGCGCACGCGCCGAAAAACTGTATCGAGTACTCGGCAGCCCTACGGATGGGCGGGGTGCGGACACGCGAACCGCCGGTGCCCGTCTGACTCGCCTCATGCGCCGCTCCCCGTTGCACCGCATGGGCACGCGCATTGCCGCGGTCAATGGAGGGCTGTTCTCGCTACTGGCCATCGGCGAAATAAGTGGGCTGACACGGACAGCTGCGACGGGTGCGGCCTTCGTCCTGGGAATGATTTCCGTTTTTGCGACCATCGGCCTGCTCGCCCCGCTACGCCGGACCGTCTCACGAGCACGACGCATTGTGGACAATCCGGTGATGCAGGCGGTCTATACCGACCGACGCGACGAATCAGGCGAGATAGAATTGGCCTTTCGGCTACTCGAGGCAGGACAGCGCACCGTACTCGGTCGCATCCAGGAACATGCCCGCCATCTACACCGGTCATCGGGCGATTCCGCCGAAATCCTCGCCCAGACCGTGCGCGGTATCGAGGAACAGCAGACACAGATCGAATCGGTCGCCACGGCGGTTAACGAGATGGCCGCCACCGTGCAGGAGGTAGCACATAACACCACCGAAGCCGCACAGTCGGCCGGACGGGCGCGCGAAGCAACCGCCCGCGGGCGCGGCGTCGTCAATACCAGCCGCGACACCATCACTCGCCTCGCCGAGGAAATCGCCGACGCGGGGCGCGTCATGCAGCGACTGAATGCCGACAGCGCGCGTATCGGCGACGTGGTCGATCTGATCAAGGAAATTGCGGATCAAACCAATCTGCTGTCACTCAACGCCTCCATCGAAGCTGCACGTGCCGGCGAACACGGTCGTGGTTTCGCCGTGGTTGCCAGCGAAGTCGGTGCGCTCGCAAAACGCACCGCCTCCGCGACCGCCGACATTCAGGACATGATCGAACAACTGCAGCACACGGTCGGCGAAAGCACCGAGAATTTAAAGGCCAACGAACGCCTTGCCCGCCAAGGAGTGGATGAAACCGCCGGAGTCGTCGATGCCCTCGGCGCCATCGACGGCGCGGTCACCATCATAGGCGACATGACCGCCCAGATTGCGATCGCCGGCGAGCAGCAGAGCAAGGTCGCCGAAGAGATCAACCGTCGGGTAACCGCAATTCGCGATACCGCCGAAATCACGTGCGAGGCCGCGCAGCGAACAGAAACCCGAGCACGCGGACTGATCAGCTTGGCAGATGAACTCGGTGCACTGGTGATACGCTTCGGAGGGCAATCCGAAGCCCCCGAGCGGATCGTGCAACGCCCTCAGGGCGCCGTAAATTTCGCCGCGATAGCATCGACCAATGGGCGCATGAAATAA
- a CDS encoding DsrE family protein: MADSQAADLVIILITGPENPKRLPSAFFLASTAAAMEQNVIMYFTGPATELLKKGVAESIHPLEGGNSIADFMKLAEDNGVRVIGCAQSLDLNGMTVDDLTKSLPLLTPSQALPALGEAGRVLTW, encoded by the coding sequence ATGGCTGACTCACAAGCAGCAGATCTGGTGATTATTCTGATCACCGGCCCCGAAAACCCCAAACGGCTACCCTCCGCCTTTTTTCTGGCCTCCACCGCCGCCGCCATGGAGCAAAACGTCATCATGTACTTCACCGGCCCAGCCACCGAGCTGCTGAAAAAAGGCGTGGCCGAATCCATCCACCCGCTTGAGGGCGGCAACAGCATCGCCGACTTTATGAAGCTGGCCGAAGACAATGGCGTGCGTGTGATCGGCTGCGCGCAATCATTGGATCTCAACGGCATGACTGTTGACGATCTGACCAAGAGTCTGCCCTTGCTGACGCCGAGTCAGGCCCTACCTGCATTGGGCGAGGCTGGCCGCGTACTCACCTGGTAG